A window of Chrysiogenia bacterium contains these coding sequences:
- the ubiE gene encoding bifunctional demethylmenaquinone methyltransferase/2-methoxy-6-polyprenyl-1,4-benzoquinol methylase UbiE, giving the protein MSEQVRDSQLHGRQVNEMFASIAPRYDLTNSVLSLGIHHWWRRRLIRLAGIAPGQHVLDCATGTGDVAIALKKRVGDSGEVLATDFCAQMLEHAPAKARAKGLDINFAQADAMDLPYESDRFDCATISFGIRNVSDPQKCLQEMARVVRPGGKVAVLEFGQPGGILFGPLYRFYSERVLPRIGGIITGNHAAYSYLNRTSANFPCSDAFLNLMDESDSFGERTATPLSFGIAWAYVGSVK; this is encoded by the coding sequence ATGAGTGAGCAAGTTCGCGATTCCCAGCTTCACGGCAGACAGGTCAACGAGATGTTTGCCAGCATCGCGCCGCGTTACGACCTGACCAATTCGGTCCTTTCCCTTGGCATTCATCACTGGTGGCGCAGGCGCTTGATTCGCCTGGCGGGTATCGCGCCCGGCCAGCATGTGCTCGATTGCGCAACCGGTACCGGGGATGTGGCCATCGCGCTGAAGAAACGCGTGGGCGATTCCGGTGAGGTGCTTGCCACGGATTTCTGCGCGCAGATGCTCGAACATGCGCCGGCCAAGGCACGTGCGAAGGGACTCGACATCAATTTCGCGCAAGCTGACGCGATGGACCTGCCCTATGAGAGCGACCGCTTCGACTGCGCGACCATTTCATTCGGCATCCGCAACGTCAGCGACCCGCAGAAGTGCCTGCAGGAAATGGCGCGGGTGGTGCGTCCGGGTGGAAAAGTCGCCGTTCTGGAATTCGGCCAGCCCGGCGGTATTCTCTTCGGTCCGCTCTACCGCTTTTACAGTGAGCGCGTCCTGCCACGCATCGGTGGGATCATCACCGGCAATCACGCCGCGTATTCCTATCTCAACCGCACGTCGGCAAACTTTCCCTGTAGCGATGCCTTCCTGAATCTGATGGACGAATCCGATTCCTTTGGCGAGCGCACGGCAACGCCGCTCAGCTTCGGCATCGCCTGGGCCTACGTGGGGAGCGTGAAGTAG